Genomic window (Candidatus Deferrimicrobium sp.):
GGAAGAGGGATCCTGATGGAACGTGACTATCTGCTCGAGATCGGCTGCGAGGAAATCCCGGCGGGATTCGTCGGCCCCGCGCTCTGGTTCGGAGGCCAGCAGCTCGAGGGGATGCTGAAAAAAGCCCGTCTCTCCTTCCGGAAGGTAGACATCTACGGCACCCCGCGGCGGCTGACGTACGTGATCCGGAGCCTCGAAGAGCGCCAGACGGCGTCGGAAGAGACCGTGATGGGACCGCCGAAAGGCGTGGGGCTGGATACCGCCGGAAAGCCGACGAAGGCGGCTCTGGGGTTCGCCAGGTCCCAGGGGATCGACGTTTCGGCTCTCTCCGTCTTCCCGACGGATCGCGGCGACTACCTCGGTTTCATCCGCTCCGACGCGGGCAGCCCTGTCCGGGAGATCCTCCCGAAGATCGTCTCCGATTTTCTTCCGGCCATCCCGTTCCGCAAATCGATGCGGTGGGCCGACCTCGACGTGAAGTTCGCGCGCCCGGTGCACTGGATCGTCTCGCTGTACGGCGACGAGGTTTTGCCGCTTACGTTCGGCGACGTCACGGCGGGGCGGACGACCTTCGGGCACCGGTTCCTCGCCCCCGGGGCCATCGAACTGTCCTCGACCTCCGAATACCCCGGGCGGCTGGCGGGGGCCCGGGTGCTCGTGGATCTCGAGGACCGGAAAGCGGGGATCCGCGCCGGGATCCGGGAGGCGGAGGTACGGATCGGCATGAAATGGGTCGAGGACGAGCCGCTGGTCGAGACCGTGGCGAACCTTGTCGAGTACCCCGTGGTCATGGTGGGGCGGTTCGAGGAGAAGTACCTTTCGCTGCCGCGGGAAGTTCTCGTCACCTCGATGCGAAACAACCAGAAATATTTCGTCTTCGAGGATGCGAAGAAGGGGTTGTTCCCGGGGTTTGCCTTCGTATCGAACATGATCGTTCCCGACCCGTCGGTCGTCGTCGCCGGAAACGAGCGGGTCCTCCGGGCCCGGCTCTCCGACGCCGAGTTTTACTACGGGGACGACCTCAAGAAGCCCCTGTTCGAACGCACGGAGGCGCTGAAAAAGGTCCTTTTCCAGGCGGACTTGGGAACGTACTGGGAAAAGGTCGAGCGGATGGCCGAAATCGCGGGGTTCGTCGCCTCCTACGGTTTCCCCGCCAAGGCTGCGGATTGCCGTCGCGCGGCGTTCCTCAGCAAGGCCGATCTGACCACCGGCGTCATCAAGGAGTTTCCGGAGCTGCAGGGGGTGATGGGGCGGCACTATGCCTTGATGACCGGCGAGTCGGCCGAGATCGCCCAGTCCGTGTTCGAGCACTACCTGCCGAAGGGACAGTCCGACGACCTGCCGGCCACGGACGTTGGGGCCGCGACGGCGATCGCCGATAAGATCGACATGGTGTGCGGCTGCTTCGGCGTGGGGCTCATCCCGACGGGAACCGCGGATCCTTACGGTTTGCGGCGTCACACTCTGGGGATCCTTTCCATCCTCGAATCCCGGGGGCTCCGGATCCCGATCGGCGAGCTGGTCGACCGCTCCCTCGCGACCCTCGCGCCGAAGCTCACGTCGCCTGCCGCCGAGGTGCGGAAAAAGGTCCTCGAATTCGTCGTCGCCCGCTACCTGAACCTCCTGGTTTCCCAGGGGGCGCCGGCCGACCTCGTCGAGGCGGTCCTGGCGCCGGGGCTCACGAACGTGGTGGACCTTCGGGCGAAACTCGACGCGCTGGTCGCCTTCCGGGCGGACGCGGCGTTCGAGCCCCTCGCGGAGGTCTTCAAGCGCGCGATCAACATCACCAAGGCGTACAACGGTTCACTCTCGGTCTCGGAGATGCTCTTCGAACACGACGAGGAGCGGGCGCTCCACGCCGCCGCGGCCGACGTCTCGGTCCGCGTCGTGGAGGCGGCCCGGGACGGGCGGTACGGCGAGGCGTTCCGCGAGATGTCGGGGCTCCAGCCGCTGGTGGCCGCCTTCTTCGAAAAAGTGCTCGTGATGGCGAAGGACGATACGGTCCGGAACAACCGGCTTGCGCTCCTGAAGGGGCTGTCGGCGGTGTTCGCGTCGGTGGCGGATTTTTCGAAGGTGGCGTCTTCAGGGCAGCCGAAACAAGGGTGATCGGAGGAACCACGAATGGCGGTGAAAAGGGTCTACTTTTTCGGGGGAGGCAAGGCCGAGGGAAACGGCTCCATGAAGGACGTCCTCGGCGGGAAAGGGGCGGGACTCGCCGAGATGACGAACCTCGGCGTGCCGGTTCCTCCGGGGTTTACCATCAGCACCGAAGCCTGCAACCTGTATTACAGGAACCGGGGGAAGCTCCCTCAGGATCTCAAGGCGGAGATCGCGACGAACCTCGCGAAGCTCGAGCGGGCGATTGGCAAAAAGCTGGGCGACCCGAAAAACCCGCTGCTCGTCTCCGTCCGGTCGGGGGCGAAGTTCTCCATGCCGGGCATGATGGACACGGTCCTCAACCTCGGGCTGAACGACAAGACGGTGGACGGGCTCGCGCGGAAGGCCCGCAACCCGCGGTTTGCGTACGATTCCTACCGCCGCTTCCTGATGATGTTCTCCGACGTTGTGCTCGATCTCCCCAAGAGCAATTTCGAGCACCTCTTCGACGCGAAGAAGCTGGAGCGCGGCGCTGCCTACGACGTCGACCTTACCGCCGAGGACCTGATGGACGTGTGCGGGAAGTTCAAGGCGCTGGTCAAGGAGCGCTTGAAGAGGGAGTTCCCGCAGGATCCGCTGGTCCAGCTGGAACTGGCGCGGGACGCCGTGTTCCGGTCGTGGAACAACGACCGGGCGAAATATTACCGGAAGACGAATGGAATTCCGGATGATATCGGCACGGCGGTGAACGTCCAGGCGATGGTG
Coding sequences:
- the glyS gene encoding glycine--tRNA ligase subunit beta, encoding MERDYLLEIGCEEIPAGFVGPALWFGGQQLEGMLKKARLSFRKVDIYGTPRRLTYVIRSLEERQTASEETVMGPPKGVGLDTAGKPTKAALGFARSQGIDVSALSVFPTDRGDYLGFIRSDAGSPVREILPKIVSDFLPAIPFRKSMRWADLDVKFARPVHWIVSLYGDEVLPLTFGDVTAGRTTFGHRFLAPGAIELSSTSEYPGRLAGARVLVDLEDRKAGIRAGIREAEVRIGMKWVEDEPLVETVANLVEYPVVMVGRFEEKYLSLPREVLVTSMRNNQKYFVFEDAKKGLFPGFAFVSNMIVPDPSVVVAGNERVLRARLSDAEFYYGDDLKKPLFERTEALKKVLFQADLGTYWEKVERMAEIAGFVASYGFPAKAADCRRAAFLSKADLTTGVIKEFPELQGVMGRHYALMTGESAEIAQSVFEHYLPKGQSDDLPATDVGAATAIADKIDMVCGCFGVGLIPTGTADPYGLRRHTLGILSILESRGLRIPIGELVDRSLATLAPKLTSPAAEVRKKVLEFVVARYLNLLVSQGAPADLVEAVLAPGLTNVVDLRAKLDALVAFRADAAFEPLAEVFKRAINITKAYNGSLSVSEMLFEHDEERALHAAAADVSVRVVEAARDGRYGEAFREMSGLQPLVAAFFEKVLVMAKDDTVRNNRLALLKGLSAVFASVADFSKVASSGQPKQG